The genomic interval ATAAACCAATGCGGTAACCAGCAAAGTGATTAGTCCCGCAGGTAGATTTAAAATTATCGGAATATCTCCCAGCTTTGGTGCCGACTCAAAAGCAGCAGCGGCTATACGTTCATACGTAGTCAGCGAATCTATCCCGCTGGTTTGCAGTTTCTGAAAAGCTTCTGTCGCTGCCACAGGATTCATGGTGAGCCAGCCCGGCAATGTAATACCAAAGCCTTTAAGCATGCTCACAAAATATTCTGACCACGAAATGGCCACTACCATATTGGAAACGGCATATTCTAATATAAGTGCCCAACCAATGATCCAGGCGAATAACTCACCAAACGCTACGTATGCATAAGTATAAGCACTACCAGAAACCGGAACTGTACTTGCAAACTGGGCGTAAGATAAAGCGGTGAAAACGCAGGCAACAGCTGTAAATATAAATAAAAGTGATACGGCAGGCCCTCCATTGTAACTGGCCAGGCCGATGGTACTGAATATCCCTGCGCCAACAATTGCTGCAATCCCAAGTGAAACCAAATCACGGACTCCTAAAATTTTGGCCAGGCCGCCATCGCGTGAATGTGCATCTTTAAGAATCTGGTCAACTGATTTTTTACGGAAGAGAGAAGTATTTTTTTCCATGCAGGGATTGTATTGTTAGTAAATATGGGAGCGAAAATAAGGATATTCTTCAATCATCACCGCATGAGATTGCAAATTGTTTGATTTTACAGCTAGTTTCCATATATAATTTCATGAATTGAAATTATATAAATATTTAATTTTGAATAGTTGCCATTATGCCAATGTCTTCATTATTACTGGCCTATACTGGTTTTCTTAATCATATTAAAACGATATATTTACAACATCCTTACCCTTAATTTCAATAAGTGCCTTCATGAAATATATAATTTTTACGATAGCAGTATTTTTCTTTTGGAACAATGCCCTGTTGGCTCAAACCATTTCTGCCTATACAACTGCACAAGCACACTCCCATAACGATTACGAACAAAAAAGAGCATTTCAGGAAGCATACGAACAGCAATTCGGATCTATTGAAGCGGATCTGTTCCTGGTAAATGATACACTCTACACTGCGCATACGATTGATGATATTACAAAGGACCGGACTTTTGAAAAACTTTATTTAAGGCCAATTCTGGCAGCCGTAGAAAAAAACGGAGGTGGCGTATATCCGCAACAGGATGTAATACTTCAGCTTTTGATCGATTTAAAAACACCTGCTGAAGAAACACTCGGTGCATTGGTAAAACTACTGGAACCACACAAGCAACTATTTTCATCAAAAAGCTCTGTAAAAATAGTTGTAAGCGGAAATACACCCCAACCCGAAAAATTCGCACAATATCCTTCCTATATTTATTTTGACGGGCGCCCCGAAATTGCTTACACCGCTCCGCAGCTGGAAAGGATTGGTTTGATAAGCCAGTCTTTCGAAAAGTATTCTAAATGGAATGGGGAAGGCCCAATTCCTGAAAAAGATAAAAAGTCCCTCACAAAGGTTATTACGAAAACGCATGATCTTGGCAAGAAAATCCGTTTCTGGGCAACTCCTGATAATATCAATTCGTGGAAAACCATGATGGCATTAAAAGTAGATTTTTTAAACACCGACAAAGTAGTGCAAATGGGTGATTATCTGAGAACTGCGCCACATTAAAATTGTAAAATCCGTCCATTCTTTTTGACATTTTATATACAACTACAAAAGGCTCCATTGAATACCCTAAATTGAGCTTAATAGTAGTCTGTGTATATTGTGTTGTCTTTTTTATTCATTCCTAAACTCTCATTAGTATGTCTTCCGATCAAACTGCTGCGCTTAAAAAAGTTTTAAAACCCATTCATCTCTGGGCAATAGCCGTTGGTCTGGTTATCTCGGGTGAGTATTTTGGCTGGAATTATGGCTGGGGTGTTTCCGGCACTATCGGGTTTTTAGTTGCAACAGTGGTCGTAACGATTATGTATGTTACTTTCATTTTTAGTTTTACCGAATTAACAACTTC from Dyadobacter sp. NIV53 carries:
- a CDS encoding phosphatidylinositol-specific phospholipase C/glycerophosphodiester phosphodiesterase family protein, translating into MKYIIFTIAVFFFWNNALLAQTISAYTTAQAHSHNDYEQKRAFQEAYEQQFGSIEADLFLVNDTLYTAHTIDDITKDRTFEKLYLRPILAAVEKNGGGVYPQQDVILQLLIDLKTPAEETLGALVKLLEPHKQLFSSKSSVKIVVSGNTPQPEKFAQYPSYIYFDGRPEIAYTAPQLERIGLISQSFEKYSKWNGEGPIPEKDKKSLTKVITKTHDLGKKIRFWATPDNINSWKTMMALKVDFLNTDKVVQMGDYLRTAPH